In Clupea harengus unplaced genomic scaffold, Ch_v2.0.2, whole genome shotgun sequence, one genomic interval encodes:
- the LOC122129498 gene encoding proprotein convertase subtilisin/kexin type 5-like, whose amino-acid sequence MKTSFMPLIFLCCVGYIQTYVSKPSAQPCPSGQFALKNQCVLCHPTCSECAGHELFECTSCGVDEEGLERFLHQGHCRPHCPRTTYPDRARYACLPCMVNCELCADARICAKCREGYRLFSGLCQVALCRVGQVEDPETGECVDCETGCKSCSPDDPELCNSCTDGYFLYRYQCRRHCPQRTYEDGVRGVCQSCPSQCTDCHSSTLCLACQPGHFLNGFDCVKECPDGTFGDGSGWRCQSCHSSCQTCHGSHMRDCDLCPSGNLPVYGQCPVLTCMQGQYFDGMDSECHYCDVTCKTCFGPKALDCSSCLTGSILDQEGACVEHCIPGSFANPLTQLCEECSPNCETCEGASDRCGSCKSGPYKLFLHQGRCWSNCPDGFFEAAEEGTCDSCERPCRTCDASRSQCLSCAEGHFLESGQCRVNCSLDRSYAASDGTCRRCAPHCDTCTDDKTCSKCSFLYLLLNGVCQASCPEGYFEDLDEGHCVPCHPSCATCSGPLADDCETCATPTRSCISVPYRNDLAECHRTCALCSGPEPNQCSQCSKGLALDPNTMMCGVTGDSNCPPRTFLHTNRFTCQACHRQCQSCEGAGPADCLTCALPRHLYKDCTSCSRGYLRLLHLCVSHCPTGFYAEGDSCEKCHSSCEQCSGPEPESCQACPPPLLELHGTRLCVERCPQRFYEMGQRCVQCHTSCQSCTDSTPQSCVTCDWGSILQKGVCYPRCEESRYLSQSEVCEPCDGSCRHCSSAGPRSCLTCHPGFALHATDSRCVRCCSPAPEPQHEQEEEEEEEEEEDCCVCDPGTALCVEAPTVDQRGQGVAPGPESSPAHSTAHATLPAALCVALLVALAVFGLVQARARKRLCWGRNYERLSGTAGGRPDHRNMPHGVAEPEDSGDEVDVVYTSRDGSVYRRYSFIYGPDGQEKEAEEGEEVDESTQLNRT is encoded by the exons ATGAAGACTAGTTTCATGCCGCTGATTTTCCTGTGCTGCGTTGGGTATATTCAAACATATGTAAGCAAACCTTCAGCGCAGCCCTGTCCCAGCGGGCAGTTTGCGTTGAAGAATCAGTGCGTCCTCTGTCACCCCACCTGCTCAGAATGTGCGGGCCACGAACTCTTCGAATGCACCTCTTGCGGAGTAG ATGAGGAGGGCCTGGAACGTTTCCTCCACCAGGGGCACTGCAGGCCCCACTGCCCACGCACCACCTACCCGGACCGCGCCCGCTACGCCTGCCTGCCCTGCATGGTCAACTGCGAGCTGTGTGCTGATGCCCGCATCTGTGCCAAGTGCAGGGAGGGCTACAGGCTCTTCAGCGGGCTCTGCCAGGTGGCCCTGTGTAGAGTGG GGCAGGTGGAGGATCCTGAGACGGGCGAGTGTGTTGACTGTGAGACGGGCTGTAAATCATGTTCTCCAG ATGACCCGGAGCTTTGCAACAGCTGCACCGATGGATACTTCCT ctATCGGTACCAGTGCAGGAGGCACTGCCCCCAGAGGACCTATGAGgatggggtgaggggtgtgtgtcagagctgcCCGTCCCAGTGCACTGACTGCCacagcagcaccctctgcctGGCCTGCCAGCCTGGACACTTCCTCAACG GTTTTGACTGTGTCAAAGAGTGTCCTGACGGCACGTTCGGAGACGGCAGCGGGTGGCGCTGCCAGTCGTGTCACAGCTCCTGCCAGACGTGCCACGGCTCACACATGAGGGACTGTGACCTGTGCCCCAGTGGCAACCTGCCCGTCTATGGCCAGTGCCCCGTGCTTACCTGCATGCAGGGCCAGTATTTCGACG GGATGGATAGTGAATGTCACTACTGCGATGTGACATGCAAGACATGCTTTGGTCCAAAGGCTCTAGACTGCTCCTCGTGTTTGACAG GCTCTATCCTGGACCAGGAGGGAGCGTGCGTGGAGCACTGTATCCCAGGATCCTTTGCTAACCCGCTGACGCAGCTCTGTGAAGAGTGCTCCCCTAACTGTGAGACGTGTGAGGGCGCCAGCGACAGGTGCGGCAGCTGCAAGAGCGGTCCTTACAAACTCTTCCTCCATCAGGGCCGCTGCTGGTCTAACTGTCCCGA TGGCTTCTTCGAGGCAGCGGAGGAGGGCACGTGCGATTCGTGTGAGAGGCCCTGTCGGACGTGCGACGCGTCGAGGTCACAGTGCCTCTCCTGTGCCGAGGGTCACTTCCTGGAGAGTGGCCAGTGTCGGGTCAACTGCTCCCTGGACAGGAGCTACGCCGCCTCCGACGGGACCTGCAGACGATGCGCTCCCCACTGTGACACCTGCACAGATGACAAGACCTGCTCCA AATGCAGTTTCCTGTACCTGCTGCTGAATGGTGTGTGCCAGGCCAGCTGCCCAGAGGGATACTTTGAGGACCTGGACGAGGGCCACTGCGTCCCTTGCCATCCCTCCTGTGCCACCTGCTCGGGCCCGCTGGCGGATGACTGCGAGACGTGCGCCACGCCCACCCGAAGCT GTATTTCTGTTCCTTACCGTAACGATTTGGCAGAGTGCCACCGGACTTGTGCGCTGTGTTCGGGTCCCGAGCCCAACCAGTGTTCCCAGTGTAGCAAGGGTCTGGCCCTGGACCCCAACACCATGATGTGCGGCGTGACTGGCGACTCCAACTGCCCGCCCAGGACGTTTCTGCACACCAACCGATTCACATGCCAGGCGTGCCATCGACAGTGCCAGTCCTGTGAGGGGGCAGGACCTGCAGACTGCCTGACCTGTGCCCTGCCCAGACATCTGTACA AAG ACTGCACCTCCTGCTCCCGGGGGTACCTCCGCCTGCTGCACCTCTGCGTCTCCCACTGCCCCACGGG GTTCTATGCAGAGGGGGACAGCTGTGAGAAGTGCCACTCTTCCTGCGAGCAGTGTTCTGGGCCGGAACCCGAGTCCTGCCAGGCCTGCCCCCCACCGCTGCTGGAACTTCACGGAACTCGGCTGTGTGTGGAACGGTGCCCGCAGCGGTTCTACGAGATGGGGCAGCGCTGCGTCCAGTGCCACACCAGCTGTCAGAGCTGCACAG aTTCCACCCCCCAGAGCTGTGTGACGTGTGACTGGGGCAGTATCCTGCAGAAGGGTGTATGCTATCCCCGCTGCGAAGAGAGCCGTTACCTATCCcagagt GAGGTGTGTGAGCCTTGCGACGGCTCCTGCAGACACTGCTCCAGCGCTGGTCCCCGGAGCTGCCTGACGTGCCACCCCGGCTTCGCTCTCCACGCCACGGACAGCCGCTGCGTCCGCTGCTGCTCACCGGCCCCAGAGCCCCAGcatgagcaggaggaggaggaggaggaggaggaggaggaggactgctgtgtgtgtgatcctggcACAG cTCTCTGTGTGGAGGCCCCCACAGTGGACCAGAGGGGCCAGGGTGTAGCACCGGGGCCCGAGTCCAGTCCGGCCCACTCCACTGCCCACGCCACGCTGCCCGCTGCCCTGTGCGTGGCCCTCCTGGTGGCGCTGGCCGTGTTCGGGCTGGTCCAGGCCCGGGCCCGCAAGCGGCTGTGCTGGGGACGCAACTACGAGAGGCTGAGTGGGACGGCGGGCGGCAGGCCGGACCACCGGAACATGCCCCACGGCGTAGCGGAACCGGAGGACAGCGGAGACGAGGTGGACGTCGTGTACACCAGTCGAGACGGGTCTGTGTACCGGCGGTACAGCTTCATCTATGGCCCTGATGGCCaggagaaggaggcagaggagggcgAAGAGGTGGACGAGAGTACACAACTGAACAGAacctag